A region of the Micromonospora sediminicola genome:
GGCACCTACACGTCGTGGACCGAGCACGTGACCGACGAGGCGAGCAAGTCCGGCGTGACCGGCACCCCGACCATCAAGGTCAACGGCAGCGAGGTGCAGGACAAGAGCCCGGACGGGATCAAGGCGGCCGTGGAGGCGGCCGGGAAGTGATCCCCGCACCGCTGCGCCGGGCCGGGCTGGTGGTCGCCGTCGCGGCCACCGCCCTGCTCGCGCTCGCCGCACCGGCCGCCGCGCACGGCGCGGACGCCCCCGACGGCACCGACTACCGGGGCGCGGTCACCGGCGTCAGCCCGGACCGGCCCGGGCTGACCGCCCGGATGGTCGAGGCCGGCGCGCGGCTGGAGCTGACCAACCGCACCGGCCCCGACGTGACCGTGCTCGGCTACTCCGGCGAGCCCTACCTGCGGATCGGCCCCGGCGGCGTGTTCGAGAACAGGCGCTCGCCGGCCACCTGGCTGAACCGGACGCTGGCCGCGGAGACCCGACTGCCGGCCGAGGCGGACCCGGCCGCCCCGCCGGACTGGCGGCGGATCGACGACGGACCCACCGCCCGCTGGCACGACCAGCGCACGCTGTGGCGCGGGGACGTCCCACCGGCCGCCGTCGCCGCGGCCCCCGACCGGGAGCAGCGGGTCCGCGACTGGGTGGTGCCGCTGCGCGCCGGGACCGAACCGATCGAGGTACGCGGGACGCTGGACTGGGTGCCGCCGCCCGACCCGTACCCCTGGTGGGTGGCCGCCACCCTCGGTTTCCTGGTGATCGGCGCGGCCGGGCTGGTGCCCGGCGGCACGACCGCCGGCGTACGTGCGCTGCGCGCGGTGGGCGGCCTGCTCGCCCTCGGCGGGGTGGCGGCCGTGACGCTCACCGTCGGCCGCGCGCTCGACACCGGCGGCCCCGGGTTCGGCGGCCTGCTCGCCGAGCTGGTCACCGGCCAGGTGTGGACGCTGCTCACCGGCCTCGGCGCGCTCGCCGCCGGCGGCTACGCGCTGGCCCGCCGACCGGCCGCCGACTTCACGCTGGCGCTGGCCGGCGCGTGCCTCACCCTGTTCGCCGGGGTGTCGAACCTGGCCGTGCTGTCCCGCTCGGTCCCCCCGGCCGCCGGCCCCGCAGGACTGGTGCGCGTCCTGGTCGCCCTGGCCCTGGCCACCGGCGCCGGCGCGGTCGCCGCCGGCCTGCTCCGCCTCCGCACCACCGCCCGCACCACCCCCCACCCCCACCTGACCCGCACCCCCTGACCCGCCCTCCTCGCGGCGGCGATCTTGCAGTTGCGGCCCCACGAGTGCGGCTTTTGTCCGTTGCGCCGGGGCCCGAAGTGCAAGATCGCCGAGGTCGGCGGGGTCAGGGCGAGCGGGGGGAGGCGGGGGCGAAGCCGTGGGGGAGTTCGAGGCGGTGTGCGGACAGCAGCGTTTCGTCGGAGAGGAGGTCTGCGGTAGGGGCGTCGGCGACGATCCGGCCGCCGTCCAGGATCACCGCGCGGGGACACAGCTCGGCCGCGTACGGCAGGTCGTGGGTGACCATCAGCAGCGTCACCGGCAGGCCGCGCAGGATCTCCGCCAGCTCCCGGCGGGCCGCCGGGTCGAGGTTCGACGACGGCTCGTCCAGCACCAGGATCTCCGGGCGCATGGCCAGCACGGTGGCCACCGCCACCCGGCGCCGCTGCCCGAACGACAGGTGGTGCGGCGCCCGGTCCCGGTGCTCGGCCATGCCCACCGCCGCGAGCGCCTCGTCGACCCGTTCCGCCAGCTCGGCCCCGCGCAGACCCAGGTTGGCCGGGCCGAACGCGACATCCTCCGCCACCGTGGGCAGGAAGAGCTGGTCGTCCGGGTCCTGGAAGACGATGCCGACCCGGCGGCGGACCTCGGCGAGGGTGTCCCGGTCGCGGGTCACCGTCAGGCCGCCGACCGCCACCGTCCCCTCGGTCGGGGTGAGGATGCCGTTGAGGTGCAGCACCAGCGTGGTCTTGCCGGCGCCGTTCGGCCCGAGCAGCGCCACCCGGTCGCCGCGCGGCACGGTCAGGTCCACCCCGTGCAGGGCGACGTGACCGTCCGGGTACGCGTACCGGACGCCACGGACGTCCAGGGAGGGCGGCTGCTGCACGTACCCGATCATTGCAGGACGAGCGCGGCGGCGGCGATGGAGGCCGCGATCACCGGCACCGTCGCGCCCACCGCCCACTGCCCGGCGGTGGCCGCCCCGGCCCCCTGCCAGACCGCCGGCATCCGGCCGGTGTAGCCGCGGGAGACCATCGCCAGGTAGACCCGCTCGCCGCGCTCGAAGGCGCGCAGGAACAGCGCGCCGACCCCGGCCGCGAAGCCGCGCAACTGCCACAGGAAGCGCGGGTCGTCGCCCCGGGACACCCGGGCCACCCGCATCCGCCGGGCCTCCCCGACCAGCACCTCCAGATAGCGCAGCATGAACGTGGCGATCTGGGTGAGGATCTGCGGGCAGCGCAGCCGGTCCAGGCCGAGGATCAGGTCACGTGTCGTCGTGGTCGCCGCCAGCAGGAGTGACGCGAGGACGCCGAGCGTGCCCTTGGCCAGGATGTTGAACGCGCCGTGCAGCCCGTCGACGGAGAGGCCGAGCCCGGCCACCTCGACCCGCTCCCCCGTGCCGAGGAACGGCAGCGCGAACGCGAACAGCACGAACGGCAGCTCGATCAGCGCCCGCCCGAGCAGCCAGCGCGGACCGACCCGGGCCAGCGCCGCCACCGCGGCCACCAGCAGGGCGTATCCGCCGAACGCCCAGTACGCCTCCCGCGGGGTGGCGACCACCGCCACGGTGAACAGCACCATGGCGGCGATCTTCACCTCCGGCGGGAGGCGGTGCACCGGCGAGCCGGACTCGCGGTAGAGCACGTGCGCGTGCCC
Encoded here:
- the cbiQ gene encoding cobalt ECF transporter T component CbiQ; its protein translation is MGAGHAHVLYRESGSPVHRLPPEVKIAAMVLFTVAVVATPREAYWAFGGYALLVAAVAALARVGPRWLLGRALIELPFVLFAFALPFLGTGERVEVAGLGLSVDGLHGAFNILAKGTLGVLASLLLAATTTTRDLILGLDRLRCPQILTQIATFMLRYLEVLVGEARRMRVARVSRGDDPRFLWQLRGFAAGVGALFLRAFERGERVYLAMVSRGYTGRMPAVWQGAGAATAGQWAVGATVPVIAASIAAAALVLQ
- a CDS encoding energy-coupling factor ABC transporter ATP-binding protein, with protein sequence MIGYVQQPPSLDVRGVRYAYPDGHVALHGVDLTVPRGDRVALLGPNGAGKTTLVLHLNGILTPTEGTVAVGGLTVTRDRDTLAEVRRRVGIVFQDPDDQLFLPTVAEDVAFGPANLGLRGAELAERVDEALAAVGMAEHRDRAPHHLSFGQRRRVAVATVLAMRPEILVLDEPSSNLDPAARRELAEILRGLPVTLLMVTHDLPYAAELCPRAVILDGGRIVADAPTADLLSDETLLSAHRLELPHGFAPASPRSP